The DNA sequence CTCGACGTCTCGGCGGCCTGCGGCCCGCGGGCCCTGGTGACCGCCGCCGACCTCGAGCAGGCGCTGGCCGCCGCCGGCGTGGCCCCGGCTCCCATCGTGCTCCTCTACACGGGCTGGTCACGCACGCGCGACGACGCGCGTCGGTACTTCCGCGACAGCATGGGGCTCGGCGAGGACGCGGCGGGCTGGCTAAGGAAGCGCGGCGCGCTGACGGTCGGGGTGGATGCGCCGAGCGTGGACCCGGGCGGCTCCGCCGAGGTCCCGGCCCACATGACCTTCTTCCGCCCGCGCCCCGGCGAGCCCTACATCTGCGTGATCGAGAACCTCGTGCGTGTGGAGGAGATCCCCCGCCACGCGTTCCACTTCGTCGGCGCCCCGCTCCCCCTCAAGGGCGCCAGCGGCTCGCCCATCCGCGCCCTCGCCCTCGTCGATCTCGGCTAGTGCCGTTCCAACTTGTTGATACTAAACCTGTCCACGAACGACGTACACGGTGCCTTCCTAGGCGCGAATAGTTGGAACGGCACTAGACAGATAGCGGCGTCGGGCTGGAAATGATTCTTCGTCGCCCTGGTCGTCCTCGCCGTCGTCCTGGGCGAGACTCGAACTCGACTTCAGAAGTCCCGAGGCGGTTTCTTGGTGCGGGTGCTCGTAGGTACCCTGCCCGGTGAAGCGATAGCCCTTCCGGCCCTCCGAGCAGCCCCTTCACGTCGGCTCCATCTTGCCGATCAGGTCGCGATCCAGCAGCTCCTCCGTCTCCTGATCATCAGGGCATCGTGAACGGTTGCTCGACGGCGACGACCCCGGTGCCGTCCGGGACGTTGTCGCACAACTGCATGTGGGCCATCCTCGGCCGCTCGCCCTGCCCGAGGCCCCGGAAGAGAAGGGAGGCGGAGCCGTGGATCCCCGATCCGAACGCCAGGGCGGCGGGCACGAAGTCCGGCATCATCCGAGGAGCGCGAGATGGGTAGGGAGCGGTACCGAAGAACTCGCTGCGCTCCAGGTCGGTCTCTAGCCCGACCGTAGGCGTTGACCTGGCACGAACCTCGCCTATTGGGATCGCCCGGTTCCTACCGGGTTCGCACGCTCCTTGGACGAGGTTCGAGTGCAGGGAGCGAACAGCCCGGAAATTCAGGACAAGAGCACGGTGCCGTGAGGCCGTTGAATCGAGCGTTCAGGGGGTCCTTGTGTCAACGAGGACATCGCTTGCCAGGCCGGCACATTACGCGCGGTCCCGCTCCGCCTTCTCCTCTCCGGGAGCGGCGTGCGGACACGCACATGGTCAGGGTGAGCGATCACGACCGACGGCACGGCCGCCTGACGGAGGCCGCCGAGTCTCGATCCACTCAACAGCCTTGATATCGGAGACAACAAAAAAGGGGAGACGACTATGCGTCATATCTGGTTGCGCGCGACGGTGATCGTGCTGGCTGTCATGTGGCTAAGTGGCTGCATGTGGGCGCCGAATAATCGGCGGGTGCTTCGCCCGGAGCCCGAAACGCCGAGGTCGGCGCAGATGTCCCTGGCCTTCGGGTACATCGACATGACGGATGCTGAACCCCGGCTCGACTGGATCAGATTTCAGCAACTTGCGCCCACGCCGAGCGACAACAAGCTGTCGGGTCGGACCAAGGACGGCCTGTTTCTCTTGGACAACCTTGCCTCCGGGTCGTACCAGGTTTATGACTTCGGCGGGCGCGGTGGCGGATTGCTTGCGAAGGGCTACCTCTATGCAAGCTACCCCTTGTCATTCCCTGTCACACGGCAGTCCGGATTTCTCCGCGTCACCGTGGGCAAGCCGGGCGTCTACTTCATGGGCGCCTACAAGTACGTGAACGTTCGGGGCAATCGGGTCGGCACGCAGTACGAATATGCCCTGGAAACCATCGCCTCACCGAGCCAGCGGGAGCTGCTTGAGCGCCTGCTCCAGGTCGTGAGGGGGACCGGGTGGGAGTCCCATGTTGCCGCCAGCCTGAAGTCCGCGAAATGAGGCCGAGCGCGACGCGACGCCGTACGACCTGGTGGCCCATCGCTCTCGTCTGCTGCCTCGTCGCCGCAGGCTGTGCAGCGGGGCGCAAAACAGTCGCCACGCTTTCCGACGTGGGGCCCGATCAGGCGATCCTCGTCGGGCGCATCGAGCTTGACCCGCCGCTTAAGGAAGGAGAGCAGGTGCTTACGGGTTCCTTCAAAGGATTCGCCCGAAACAGTATCATTTTTGTCACCGACGATCATCCGCGGGCGTTCTCCGGGGATCTCTCGCCATCAGACTACATGAAATCCGTGGTTGCCCCGTTGCGCGTGACCTATTACGTGGCGGTGCCGAGAAAGCCGATCTTTTTCCTGAGAGGGCTTCTCTATGTGACCTGGATCTCGAATCGTTGGGAAAAAGCCTGGTTCCCGGGAGGGTACCGGGTGGACATTCGCCCCGAAGACAGGGCCGTCTATATGGGAACGGTGCGCTACACCCGAAACGAGTTCATGGACGTCAAGAAGGTGGAGATCATTGACGACTACAGCCGGGATGCCGCGGAGTTCAGGAAGAGGTTCGGCAGCGGCGTCGCTTTGCAGAAGCGGCTGGCGACGCCAGTGAAAGATGCGCGAGCCGGTTCTCGATAACGGGACGCGCTGTGCGCACGGCGTTAGCGCTTGAGGCCAGGATGAAGACCCCGGATGAGATCCTCGCCGGATCTCCTGCATCAGCTCGCGGTCAGACTGAACCGCCCGGGTCTCCCTCCACGACTCGTACTCGTCGGGGCTGACAAGAACGGCTGCGGGGCGGCCATTCCGCGTGATGAGGATCTCCTCGTCAGTCTCAGCGACACGATCCACCAGGCGACTGAGCTTGGCCTTGACCTCGGAAAGGGGAAGTGTCTGCCGGGCAAGCGCGTCAGCAACAGCCACCGCGGATGGGTGCGGCGGCGGGGAACACGCCGTCGGGCTCCCAGCCCCACGGACGCGGGCCCCAG is a window from the Candidatus Methylomirabilota bacterium genome containing:
- a CDS encoding cyclase family protein, yielding MIRVIDLTWPLYEGMPNHPAHPVTPKLVSGTMSHKGTALWMAKNSRYGQVSFASEQFLLAGHVGTHLDAPYHGNPDGPTVDVLDLRHFVGEAIWLDVSAACGPRALVTAADLEQALAAAGVAPAPIVLLYTGWSRTRDDARRYFRDSMGLGEDAAGWLRKRGALTVGVDAPSVDPGGSAEVPAHMTFFRPRPGEPYICVIENLVRVEEIPRHAFHFVGAPLPLKGASGSPIRALALVDLG